One Brevibacillus choshinensis genomic window carries:
- a CDS encoding SDR family NAD(P)-dependent oxidoreductase codes for MAELSGKSVYITGGASGIGKAVVEAFIKEGATCTVLDRSADGLRELEQQLGDKVRTITGDVTVYEDHQRAVQCAVEAFGKLDILVSNAGVFDAFAKFVDVTPEAMSEAYDMLFSINVKGSFFAAKAAVDALKQTRGNMIFTVSGAGFYPDGGGVWYTASKHAQIGLLRQLAFELAPDIRVNAVAPGGTLTALSVIPPLRPFVNIVDNETKAKSIKRRNPLQIAMEAEDHVGAYVLLASDKARAITGEVLASDGGLVVRGLG; via the coding sequence ATGGCAGAGCTTTCCGGAAAATCGGTATATATCACAGGAGGTGCCTCCGGGATTGGCAAAGCGGTCGTAGAGGCATTCATCAAAGAAGGGGCAACCTGCACCGTACTGGACCGATCGGCAGATGGGCTTCGTGAGCTTGAGCAGCAGCTGGGAGACAAGGTCCGCACCATCACGGGCGATGTGACTGTGTATGAAGATCATCAGCGAGCCGTGCAATGTGCTGTGGAGGCATTTGGCAAGTTGGATATTCTCGTGTCCAACGCAGGTGTGTTCGATGCATTCGCCAAATTCGTCGATGTCACGCCGGAAGCGATGTCGGAAGCCTACGACATGCTGTTTTCCATCAATGTGAAAGGGAGCTTTTTCGCTGCAAAAGCGGCGGTAGATGCACTGAAGCAGACGCGGGGGAACATGATCTTCACCGTGTCGGGCGCAGGCTTCTATCCTGATGGCGGAGGCGTATGGTACACGGCGAGCAAGCATGCTCAGATCGGCCTTTTGCGTCAGCTCGCTTTCGAATTGGCTCCGGATATCCGGGTGAATGCCGTGGCTCCCGGCGGTACATTGACGGCGCTGTCCGTCATCCCGCCCCTGCGTCCGTTTGTCAATATCGTGGACAACGAGACGAAGGCGAAGAGCATCAAGAGACGCAACCCGCTTCAAATTGCCATGGAAGCAGAAGATCATGTGGGCGCATATGTCTTGCTAGCTTCAGACAAAGCCCGTGCGATCACCGGCGAGGTGCTTGCCAGCGACGGTGGGCTGGTCGTGCGCGGACTCGGATAG
- a CDS encoding aldehyde dehydrogenase family protein, with protein sequence MSNAFPSISGQFLVGGEWVKGAKVTDVTNPAILTEVVGQVALCSKDDVKQAIDAAELAYPAWAATSAEKRAELVKEASKHLAPIIEQTVPLFVRENGKPQVEAKKDIMRCVEIMSQGADALVKWWQPQSIPGGQMVQLRRRPRGVTAVISPWNSPMILTFKRVIPAILAGNTVVVKPATDCPLTVLATLKVVAEQLPPGVINIVTGSGALVGEQICADPRVRTIAFTGSTETGKRIMSMSSGTVKKLYMELGGNDPALILPDAVLDETAMLRIRMGILRAAGQVCSAIKRVYVHESRYEEFMAKLTREFGRMIVGNGMQPDAMMGPINNKAQYDYVTGLIERTKQEGAHVETLGIKLDEESWNQGYFLLPSIATGVNQSSELVRAEQFGPVIPVLKYSDLDEVVAMANDTEFGLRASVWTADQQLAESFADKLDAGAVFFNNHTIFQDLHYDFPGLKESGLSRETQMCGIDLFADTYGFAN encoded by the coding sequence ATGTCAAACGCATTTCCTAGCATTTCCGGCCAATTTCTGGTAGGCGGCGAGTGGGTAAAAGGGGCAAAGGTCACAGATGTGACCAACCCCGCCATTCTCACAGAAGTAGTAGGGCAAGTCGCGCTTTGCTCCAAAGACGATGTCAAGCAAGCGATCGATGCAGCTGAATTGGCGTATCCAGCATGGGCAGCTACTTCCGCCGAGAAGCGAGCCGAGCTGGTAAAGGAAGCTTCCAAGCACCTCGCACCGATCATTGAGCAAACCGTACCATTGTTTGTTCGTGAAAATGGAAAGCCTCAAGTAGAAGCAAAGAAAGACATCATGCGCTGTGTGGAGATCATGAGCCAAGGGGCAGACGCTTTGGTGAAATGGTGGCAGCCACAGTCTATCCCGGGTGGACAGATGGTGCAGCTGCGCAGAAGGCCAAGAGGTGTAACCGCTGTCATTTCTCCCTGGAATTCTCCGATGATTCTCACGTTTAAGCGTGTCATTCCCGCCATTCTCGCAGGGAACACAGTCGTCGTAAAACCGGCGACGGATTGTCCGCTGACCGTACTCGCTACCCTCAAAGTCGTAGCGGAGCAATTGCCACCGGGTGTGATCAACATCGTGACGGGTTCCGGCGCACTTGTGGGAGAACAGATTTGCGCAGATCCTCGCGTGCGCACCATCGCATTTACAGGCAGCACGGAGACAGGCAAGCGCATTATGAGCATGTCCTCCGGTACGGTGAAAAAGCTGTACATGGAGCTGGGCGGAAACGATCCGGCGCTGATTTTGCCTGATGCGGTTCTGGATGAAACAGCGATGCTGCGCATTCGCATGGGCATCCTCCGAGCAGCTGGTCAGGTATGCTCGGCAATCAAACGCGTCTACGTACACGAATCCCGCTACGAAGAGTTCATGGCCAAGCTGACTCGTGAATTTGGGCGCATGATCGTCGGAAACGGCATGCAGCCGGATGCGATGATGGGTCCGATCAACAACAAGGCGCAATACGACTATGTGACAGGCCTGATTGAACGCACGAAACAAGAAGGAGCACACGTCGAGACACTCGGCATAAAGCTGGATGAAGAATCCTGGAATCAAGGCTACTTCCTGCTCCCATCGATCGCGACTGGCGTCAATCAATCGAGCGAGCTGGTGCGTGCCGAACAGTTCGGACCGGTCATTCCCGTCCTGAAGTATTCGGATCTGGACGAAGTGGTCGCGATGGCGAACGACACCGAATTCGGCTTGCGTGCATCTGTATGGACAGCTGACCAGCAGTTGGCTGAATCTTTTGCAGATAAATTGGACGCAGGTGCTGTCTTCTTCAACAACCATACGATTTTCCAAGACCTGCACTACGACTTCCCAGGTCTGAAAGAAAGCGGACTGAGCAGGGAAACCCAAATGTGCGGAATTGATCTCTTTGCTGATACCTACGGATTTGCCAACTAG
- a CDS encoding IclR family transcriptional regulator: MKGGTDASGSRKERDTTLAKLEKDRYSSSSLMRGLEILRLFRAEQPTLSLVEIANQLGISRTAPFRLLFTLQSLGYLKQNEETKRYELTPKVLELGFAYLNTLQITEVARPFLEKLRDETGGSAHIGILDDTAVVFVAVQQARGPSTVSVSIGSRLPAHATAVGKILLAFQPRETWEELLLLSDLQSYTKDTKTMMTAILKELEVVRTQGYSVSSGEFEVGIRSVSAPIFDETGKAVAAVSVAAHESIMPIERVEKHVLPLICESAEKLSAFYGYRESKRMG; this comes from the coding sequence ATGAAAGGTGGGACGGATGCCTCAGGTTCCAGAAAGGAGAGAGACACGACGTTGGCAAAACTTGAAAAAGATCGATACAGTTCCAGCTCCCTTATGAGGGGATTGGAAATCTTGCGGCTATTTAGGGCAGAGCAACCAACGCTTTCTCTGGTGGAAATCGCCAACCAGTTGGGGATTAGCCGGACGGCGCCGTTCCGGTTATTGTTTACACTGCAATCACTCGGCTACTTGAAGCAGAATGAAGAAACGAAACGGTACGAATTGACCCCAAAAGTGCTGGAGCTTGGCTTTGCCTACCTGAACACGCTGCAAATCACCGAGGTTGCGAGACCGTTCCTGGAAAAGCTGCGGGATGAGACTGGCGGTTCTGCTCACATCGGCATCTTGGATGACACTGCGGTCGTTTTTGTGGCGGTTCAACAGGCGCGAGGGCCATCGACAGTCAGTGTTTCGATTGGCTCACGCCTGCCCGCACATGCGACGGCAGTAGGGAAGATCCTGCTGGCCTTCCAGCCGAGGGAAACGTGGGAAGAGCTCTTGCTGCTATCTGATCTGCAATCCTACACCAAGGATACGAAGACGATGATGACTGCGATCCTCAAGGAGCTGGAAGTGGTACGCACACAGGGGTATTCCGTCAGCAGCGGGGAGTTTGAGGTGGGAATCCGCTCTGTGTCTGCCCCGATTTTTGATGAGACGGGAAAAGCTGTCGCAGCCGTGAGTGTCGCAGCCCATGAATCGATCATGCCGATCGAGCGTGTGGAAAAGCACGTACTGCCGTTGATTTGCGAATCAGCGGAGAAGCTGTCCGCATTCTACGGTTACCGGGAATCCAAAAGGATGGGATAA
- a CDS encoding aromatic ring-hydroxylating dioxygenase subunit alpha, whose protein sequence is MAKPELRLDEMTREEALQYLNETMKPEEGVIPAYILTDPTIYKLEHEKIFMKTWVLLGHESEIPNKNDYMLRDLAGYSVIISRGQDEEIRAFYNMCTHRGMKLCRADHGNKANFTCPYHGFNFKNTGELIGVPLQNDIYGGKLDTSSMGLNKVTIGTYRGLIFGTWNDNPQPLDDFLSDFKWYLDIGLGRTEMEVVGPPQKFIVHSNWKIGSDNFVSDSYHTMVTHGSIAQLGMVPSATYSKKGYQVHTDNGHGCLIGMPNPDFPFPEELKDEFKSHLTTEQFDLISNMKNLIGTLFPNLSILVSHTKVKGQLISNTTMRLWKPIGPDKMEVMTWFLVEKNASEDWKYRSRESYILTFSPSGIFEQDDTEVFTDITAAASGVMPFAKKLTYNYTMGMHREPVTDFPGPGVAYGDKFSEANSRNYYRYWLNLMNS, encoded by the coding sequence ATGGCTAAGCCAGAATTGCGTTTGGACGAAATGACGCGGGAAGAGGCTCTTCAATATTTGAACGAAACGATGAAGCCGGAAGAAGGAGTCATTCCCGCTTACATTCTGACGGATCCGACGATTTACAAGCTGGAACACGAAAAAATCTTCATGAAAACATGGGTATTGCTCGGCCACGAGTCTGAAATTCCAAACAAAAACGACTATATGCTCCGGGATCTGGCTGGTTATTCCGTGATCATTTCCCGCGGTCAAGACGAAGAAATTCGCGCTTTCTACAACATGTGTACGCACCGCGGCATGAAGCTCTGCCGTGCGGATCACGGAAACAAAGCGAACTTCACTTGTCCTTACCACGGATTCAACTTTAAAAATACAGGTGAGCTGATCGGGGTTCCGCTGCAGAATGATATTTACGGAGGTAAGCTGGATACATCGAGCATGGGCCTGAACAAAGTGACGATCGGTACGTACCGCGGTCTGATCTTCGGTACCTGGAACGACAATCCGCAGCCGCTCGACGATTTCCTCAGCGATTTCAAATGGTACCTGGACATCGGTCTGGGCCGTACGGAGATGGAAGTCGTGGGACCGCCGCAAAAATTCATCGTGCACTCCAATTGGAAAATCGGTTCCGACAACTTTGTGAGCGACTCCTACCACACGATGGTGACTCATGGCTCGATCGCACAGCTCGGCATGGTGCCTAGCGCGACATACTCGAAAAAAGGCTACCAGGTTCATACGGATAACGGGCACGGATGTCTGATCGGGATGCCGAACCCCGACTTTCCATTCCCGGAGGAGCTGAAGGACGAGTTCAAGTCTCACTTGACGACAGAGCAGTTCGATCTGATTTCCAACATGAAAAACCTGATCGGCACGCTGTTCCCGAACCTGTCCATTCTGGTATCGCACACCAAGGTAAAAGGACAGCTCATCTCCAACACAACCATGCGTCTGTGGAAGCCGATCGGACCAGACAAGATGGAGGTCATGACCTGGTTCCTGGTGGAGAAAAACGCATCCGAGGATTGGAAGTACCGTTCCCGCGAATCGTATATCCTGACCTTCAGCCCATCCGGCATTTTCGAGCAGGATGATACCGAGGTCTTCACCGATATCACAGCGGCGGCCAGCGGGGTCATGCCTTTCGCCAAGAAGCTGACCTACAACTACACAATGGGTATGCATCGTGAGCCGGTCACCGATTTCCCTGGTCCTGGTGTTGCCTACGGAGATAAATTCTCGGAAGCCAACTCACGGAACTACTACCGCTACTGGCTGAATTTGATGAACTCGTAA
- a CDS encoding MFS transporter: protein MLSKNMRWVYISLPIFFFWFFGQIDKLGISVIQTDPGFLQDMGLIGPDKNAKIGFLTFIFTVAYALSNLFWGVVIDKLGARKTAMLGIAVWTVTMVLAGLSTSYEMFVVSRIILGIGEGIMIPVSGKFIANWFNRNELGRAQASWISGNYLGPALGALVLSILIANLTWHSSFFILAACNLIINIPMFYFMTRDKPEDHPKLSKEELAFIRSTDGPVEEKQNFAQDFRYWIVWIGMLVASFLFFGLSIWLPTYLTQGKGFAREAMAGITSLSWLFALVFVLVCGYLSDKTKRPGLLAAILFGLCALFLGIAVSATNPIVAGISIGLAMGTQGGVFHLSNLFIVKFSTPETAGRAAGLMGFTNILGGFASYIMGWMRDVSGGDFGPSILMLIAIALIGFVAYLFTLKREAVEAVQIKQAERARAVS, encoded by the coding sequence ATGCTGAGCAAAAACATGCGATGGGTTTACATTTCGTTGCCAATCTTCTTCTTCTGGTTCTTTGGCCAGATCGACAAGCTGGGGATCTCCGTCATTCAAACAGATCCGGGCTTTCTGCAGGACATGGGACTTATCGGTCCGGATAAAAATGCAAAGATCGGGTTTTTGACCTTTATCTTTACGGTAGCATATGCTTTGTCCAACCTGTTCTGGGGCGTTGTCATCGACAAGCTGGGTGCTCGCAAGACAGCCATGCTGGGAATCGCCGTATGGACCGTCACGATGGTGCTGGCTGGACTTTCCACTTCCTATGAAATGTTCGTGGTCTCCCGCATCATCCTGGGGATCGGGGAAGGGATCATGATCCCGGTATCCGGGAAATTTATCGCCAACTGGTTCAATCGCAATGAATTGGGCAGAGCGCAAGCGTCCTGGATTTCAGGGAACTATCTGGGCCCGGCGCTCGGGGCACTGGTGCTGTCCATTCTGATTGCCAACCTGACCTGGCACTCTTCCTTCTTCATCCTGGCTGCCTGCAACCTGATTATCAACATCCCGATGTTCTACTTCATGACACGGGATAAGCCGGAGGACCATCCAAAACTGAGCAAGGAAGAATTGGCATTCATCCGCAGCACGGATGGACCAGTGGAAGAGAAGCAAAACTTTGCGCAAGATTTCCGTTACTGGATCGTGTGGATCGGGATGCTGGTTGCGTCCTTCCTGTTCTTCGGATTGAGTATTTGGCTCCCGACCTATTTGACCCAGGGAAAAGGCTTTGCACGTGAAGCGATGGCGGGCATTACCTCTCTCTCTTGGCTGTTTGCACTCGTCTTTGTACTGGTGTGTGGTTACTTGTCAGATAAAACAAAACGTCCAGGCCTGCTCGCCGCTATTCTGTTCGGACTCTGTGCGCTTTTCCTCGGTATTGCCGTCAGTGCCACGAATCCGATCGTCGCGGGTATCTCCATCGGACTCGCCATGGGGACGCAAGGCGGCGTGTTCCATCTGAGCAACCTGTTTATCGTGAAATTCTCAACGCCTGAAACAGCAGGGCGTGCGGCTGGTTTGATGGGCTTCACGAATATTCTGGGTGGTTTTGCGAGCTACATCATGGGCTGGATGCGGGATGTTTCCGGCGGGGACTTCGGGCCATCGATCCTGATGCTGATTGCCATTGCCCTGATTGGTTTTGTCGCCTACCTCTTTACCTTGAAGCGCGAGGCCGTAGAAGCTGTCCAGATCAAGCAGGCTGAACGGGCGAGAGCTGTTTCCTAG
- a CDS encoding thiamine pyrophosphate-binding protein encodes MTTNGQMEFTTADAVVAELVRAGVEVVFGVVSIHNMPIYDALLREGSIRIVCSRGESGAANMADGYARSTGKLGVVITSTGSGAGNAAGSLVEAWAAGTPVLHLTGEVSSKYLGTGRGYIHECKDQLSMMKGCCKEAYRLRKPEQAAAVVRQAIQDATTAPRGPVSLEIPIDFQSAIIPNSVIEVVQPVSAPAAAPHIPAEVTSKIAAARRPVIWAGGGVISSEASAELTRLAELTGAAVITSQSGKGSIPEDHPQCIGHFAAYEDVKNLLKQSDLLISVGVRFRGNETANWKVTAPEAHISIDADLSAFNRNYEITHGLLGEAKAILNALNEGLVSQGVTRDEAYVAEVKSVREKIRGILRDTLGPYEKFVDGMRKVLPKDAILVRDVTVPANVWGSRLFEIYEPRTSIHASGGGIGQGLPTALGAQAGRLDRVVVLMAGDGGYMLNVGEMPVAVQENLPLIVVLFDDQGYGVLRNIQDAAYGRQVAVDLVSPDFVMLAKSMGFEANRIGNPEEFVAELEAAVARRKPSMIVVDMNAVGPMAKPFGGPPGAADAFKPKKL; translated from the coding sequence ATGACAACGAATGGACAAATGGAATTCACTACGGCAGACGCAGTGGTTGCGGAGCTTGTACGCGCCGGAGTAGAAGTGGTTTTCGGTGTGGTCAGCATTCATAATATGCCAATCTACGATGCGCTTTTGCGCGAAGGCAGCATCCGCATCGTTTGCTCCCGTGGTGAGAGCGGTGCAGCGAACATGGCGGACGGATATGCTCGCTCGACAGGCAAGCTCGGCGTCGTCATCACGAGCACAGGCAGCGGTGCAGGCAACGCGGCAGGTTCTCTGGTAGAGGCATGGGCTGCGGGAACCCCTGTCCTGCATTTGACCGGAGAAGTTTCCTCCAAATACCTGGGAACGGGCAGAGGGTACATCCACGAATGTAAAGACCAGCTGTCGATGATGAAAGGCTGCTGTAAAGAAGCGTATCGTCTGCGCAAGCCGGAACAGGCTGCAGCAGTGGTGCGTCAGGCCATTCAGGATGCGACGACAGCTCCACGCGGTCCGGTATCGCTGGAGATTCCAATCGACTTCCAATCCGCGATTATTCCGAACAGCGTGATCGAAGTGGTGCAACCGGTATCTGCTCCAGCAGCAGCTCCACATATTCCGGCAGAAGTCACCAGCAAAATCGCAGCTGCTCGTCGCCCCGTCATCTGGGCAGGCGGAGGCGTCATTTCCTCTGAGGCATCTGCAGAGCTGACCCGTCTGGCGGAGCTGACCGGTGCGGCTGTCATTACGAGCCAATCGGGTAAGGGCTCCATTCCGGAAGATCACCCGCAATGCATCGGACACTTCGCAGCGTATGAGGATGTGAAAAATCTGCTGAAGCAATCCGACCTGCTGATCAGCGTGGGAGTTCGCTTCCGTGGCAATGAAACAGCCAACTGGAAGGTGACGGCACCGGAAGCTCACATCAGCATTGACGCGGACCTGAGCGCATTTAACCGCAACTACGAGATTACGCACGGACTCTTGGGTGAGGCAAAAGCGATCCTGAACGCGCTGAATGAAGGACTGGTTTCACAAGGTGTTACCCGTGATGAAGCTTATGTAGCTGAAGTGAAATCCGTACGAGAAAAAATCCGCGGCATCCTCCGCGATACATTGGGTCCTTATGAGAAATTCGTAGATGGCATGCGCAAAGTGCTGCCGAAAGATGCCATTCTGGTTCGGGACGTGACTGTACCTGCGAACGTATGGGGCAGCCGCCTGTTTGAAATTTACGAGCCGCGCACTTCCATCCATGCTTCCGGCGGCGGGATCGGACAAGGCTTGCCGACAGCACTGGGCGCACAAGCGGGTCGACTGGACCGTGTCGTCGTCCTGATGGCGGGAGACGGCGGGTACATGCTGAACGTGGGTGAAATGCCGGTAGCCGTCCAGGAAAACCTGCCGTTGATCGTCGTGCTCTTTGACGACCAAGGCTACGGCGTATTGCGAAACATCCAGGATGCCGCTTATGGACGTCAGGTAGCGGTAGATCTGGTCAGCCCGGACTTTGTCATGCTGGCGAAATCGATGGGCTTTGAAGCAAATCGCATCGGTAATCCGGAAGAATTCGTAGCAGAGCTGGAAGCGGCAGTCGCTCGCAGAAAGCCATCCATGATCGTTGTCGACATGAATGCTGTCGGTCCGATGGCCAAGCCTTTTGGTGGCCCTCCAGGAGCAGCAGATGCATTCAAGCCGAAAAAACTGTAA
- a CDS encoding VOC family protein — translation MREALLGTSELNQICFVVGDIEKAAGAFATLLGVEKPNWFLTGTREVSQIVYNGVPTDARNKLIFINTPSVQIELIEPDQEPSTMRDFLNEREGIHHVAFNTDDMKKQVALLGENGYPVIQTGEFTASKGRYAYVDTVPACKTMVELLERDEPQPIPPVKPRGADDPQPLLGTDTLTQIAVVVKDLDAAADAYCSLLGVEKPNVLKEGPSEVTQVVFRGEETEAKARFLFIKTPLIEIELIEPGDSPSTWKEHLETKGEGVHHISFLVKNMDEKIALMEEKGYPVIQTGNFWNGKGRYAYMDTTSDYHVIIELLEKFEG, via the coding sequence ATGAGAGAAGCCTTACTCGGAACCAGTGAACTGAACCAGATTTGTTTTGTTGTGGGTGACATCGAAAAAGCAGCGGGGGCGTTCGCTACCCTGCTCGGCGTGGAAAAGCCGAATTGGTTTTTGACGGGGACGCGCGAGGTTTCCCAGATCGTCTACAACGGCGTGCCGACTGATGCGCGCAACAAGCTGATCTTCATCAATACGCCTTCCGTACAGATTGAATTGATCGAGCCGGACCAGGAGCCGAGCACGATGAGAGACTTCCTGAATGAGCGGGAAGGCATCCACCACGTGGCTTTCAATACGGATGACATGAAAAAACAGGTGGCGCTGCTCGGAGAAAACGGGTACCCCGTCATTCAAACCGGTGAATTTACGGCTAGCAAAGGTCGCTACGCTTATGTGGATACTGTTCCGGCTTGCAAGACGATGGTCGAGCTGCTGGAGCGCGACGAGCCCCAGCCGATTCCTCCGGTGAAACCAAGAGGGGCAGATGATCCGCAGCCCCTTCTCGGAACAGACACGCTGACGCAGATCGCGGTCGTGGTCAAAGACCTGGATGCAGCGGCTGATGCTTACTGCTCTCTCTTGGGAGTGGAAAAGCCGAACGTGCTGAAAGAAGGTCCGAGCGAAGTGACGCAGGTGGTCTTCCGGGGAGAGGAGACCGAAGCAAAAGCACGCTTCCTTTTCATCAAAACGCCGCTGATCGAGATCGAGCTGATCGAGCCAGGCGATTCACCCAGCACGTGGAAGGAACATCTTGAGACGAAAGGCGAAGGCGTCCACCACATCTCCTTCCTGGTGAAAAACATGGACGAGAAAATCGCGCTCATGGAGGAGAAAGGTTATCCTGTGATTCAGACAGGGAACTTCTGGAACGGGAAGGGCAGATACGCCTACATGGATACGACTTCTGATTATCATGTGATTATCGAGCTTCTGGAGAAATTCGAAGGATAA
- a CDS encoding ABC transporter substrate-binding protein codes for MRKSMGKIAMIVGLAVGLTACGSGQSAQPSSQPASGGQAAGGGSQPVEIRLGGGFSSEEPFWLMQVNPSLTPHQGKSYTLNITQFRANADRLNAYQANQIDIASIGQGATLVAASQGIPLKVIASVIKETPGKGFNTMFMALNDSGINSLADVKGKVIGIPDFKSPTDMWARAAVRSAGLDPDKDVKYAVIPIPSMTEAVKSKKIDIGVFPQPFGATALKGGEFKEVFNAKTGVQVDEDFLSMMANPEFLKNNEQAVKDFLSDYVAALKYYNENGPEARKLLIEKQKVKADPDIYINLTDNNRSTDGKVDQEGWKSVQDILLQEKWLDKPVDLSTIIDMSYLPQ; via the coding sequence ATGAGAAAAAGCATGGGAAAAATCGCAATGATAGTGGGTCTGGCAGTCGGGTTGACAGCCTGTGGATCGGGGCAATCCGCCCAGCCATCCTCTCAGCCTGCGTCTGGCGGACAAGCAGCGGGTGGAGGAAGCCAGCCGGTAGAGATCCGATTAGGCGGCGGCTTTTCATCCGAGGAGCCGTTTTGGCTGATGCAGGTAAATCCTTCCTTGACCCCGCATCAGGGAAAGAGCTACACACTCAACATTACGCAGTTCCGTGCCAATGCTGACCGTCTGAATGCTTATCAGGCAAACCAGATTGACATTGCATCCATCGGTCAAGGTGCCACTTTGGTCGCGGCTTCCCAAGGTATCCCGCTCAAAGTGATCGCCTCTGTCATTAAAGAAACGCCAGGAAAAGGCTTCAACACCATGTTCATGGCGCTAAACGATTCCGGCATCAACAGCTTGGCTGATGTCAAAGGAAAAGTCATCGGAATTCCTGACTTCAAATCTCCGACAGACATGTGGGCGCGAGCTGCCGTTCGCTCCGCCGGACTGGATCCGGACAAAGATGTGAAATACGCCGTGATTCCGATCCCTTCGATGACGGAAGCAGTGAAGTCCAAGAAAATCGACATCGGCGTATTCCCGCAGCCGTTTGGGGCGACAGCGCTGAAGGGCGGAGAATTCAAGGAAGTGTTCAACGCAAAGACAGGCGTTCAGGTAGATGAGGACTTCTTGTCCATGATGGCGAACCCCGAGTTCCTGAAAAACAACGAACAAGCAGTAAAAGACTTCCTGAGCGATTACGTGGCTGCGCTGAAGTACTACAACGAGAATGGTCCAGAAGCTCGTAAATTGTTGATCGAAAAACAAAAAGTGAAAGCAGATCCAGACATCTACATCAATCTGACCGATAACAACCGCTCTACTGACGGTAAAGTGGATCAAGAAGGCTGGAAGAGTGTGCAAGACATTTTGTTGCAAGAAAAATGGCTGGACAAGCCGGTTGACCTGAGCACGATCATCGATATGTCCTACTTGCCGCAATAA
- a CDS encoding dienelactone hydrolase family protein — protein MSLKTEWVHFEQNGALHRMYTSRMERAKTPLPVVLVIQEIWGTDAHILDLTDRFAKAGFLAVAPDLYAVEGKRPQSMTEERIEQVKAFLETLPPPAWHDAVAREAALEQQPEKAREELHATYADVFANLKRLPQLLEKLQAAVAFLGEYELSKGQKVASTGYCIGGALSLLMASTEPRLAGSVVYYGHLLSKEQIATIQCPVLGFFGELDSKINAHLPEFIEDMKEAGKAFTFEVYEGAHHAFFNDTRGAYHVGASRDAWQKTLKFFNRILV, from the coding sequence ATGTCGCTGAAAACAGAATGGGTTCATTTTGAACAGAATGGCGCCCTGCATCGCATGTACACGTCCCGCATGGAGCGGGCAAAGACGCCACTGCCTGTCGTCCTCGTGATCCAGGAGATTTGGGGTACGGATGCCCATATTCTCGATCTGACGGATCGCTTTGCCAAGGCCGGCTTTTTGGCTGTTGCACCCGATCTGTACGCGGTAGAGGGAAAAAGGCCACAGAGCATGACAGAGGAGCGTATCGAGCAGGTCAAAGCTTTCCTCGAGACGCTGCCGCCGCCTGCATGGCATGATGCCGTGGCACGTGAGGCTGCTCTGGAGCAACAGCCTGAAAAAGCACGTGAGGAGCTCCACGCGACGTATGCGGATGTATTTGCCAACCTGAAGCGTTTGCCGCAGCTTTTGGAAAAGCTGCAGGCAGCTGTGGCCTTCCTCGGGGAGTACGAGCTGTCCAAAGGGCAAAAGGTAGCATCCACAGGCTATTGCATAGGTGGAGCGCTCTCTCTGCTCATGGCTTCCACAGAACCTCGACTGGCCGGGTCTGTGGTCTACTACGGACATCTGCTGAGCAAAGAGCAGATTGCCACCATTCAATGCCCTGTTCTCGGATTTTTCGGTGAGCTGGATAGCAAGATCAATGCCCATTTGCCAGAATTCATCGAGGACATGAAAGAGGCAGGCAAGGCATTCACGTTTGAAGTCTATGAGGGGGCGCACCACGCTTTCTTCAATGATACACGCGGTGCCTACCATGTCGGTGCTTCTCGTGATGCATGGCAGAAAACGCTGAAATTCTTCAATCGGATACTGGTATAA
- a CDS encoding aromatic-ring-hydroxylating dioxygenase subunit beta → MSMEMMLATYEFSQWLYREAKLLDDIDFDGWFALMHPDIMYSMPVRVNKEGIERPDYATDMFAFHDDHHLLSLRVERLKTDYAWAEIPPSRTRRSVNNVRVEEYVPNERAVVKSYLLLYRSRSTDIHHDLVSGERTDEFLYVDGEWKLSKRFFVIDQTTINTRNLAIFV, encoded by the coding sequence ATGAGCATGGAAATGATGCTGGCTACCTACGAATTTTCGCAATGGCTGTACCGCGAAGCAAAATTGCTGGATGATATCGACTTTGACGGCTGGTTTGCGCTGATGCATCCCGACATTATGTACTCGATGCCTGTTCGCGTAAACAAGGAAGGGATCGAGCGTCCTGACTACGCGACAGACATGTTCGCCTTTCATGACGACCACCACCTCCTGTCCCTGCGTGTAGAGCGCTTGAAGACAGATTACGCCTGGGCGGAGATTCCTCCGTCCCGCACGCGCCGCTCCGTCAACAACGTTCGCGTAGAAGAGTACGTACCCAATGAGCGTGCAGTCGTCAAAAGCTATCTGCTCTTGTACCGAAGCCGCTCGACGGATATTCACCACGATTTGGTCTCCGGCGAGCGCACGGATGAATTCCTCTATGTGGATGGCGAGTGGAAGCTGTCCAAGCGTTTCTTCGTGATCGACCAGACTACGATCAACACACGTAACCTGGCAATTTTCGTATAG